The proteins below are encoded in one region of Bacteroidales bacterium:
- a CDS encoding DUF5686 family protein, translated as MNKKIPVTLLALLWSGITVLAQNTVIKGNITDAETSQPIPYVNIGFQHSLVGTISETDGSFFLNTNKATDTLLVSSLGYEVMKLHVEKGKTQNLEIKLVPKSIALDAVVVTPGENPAFKILKKINEHKKQNNPARLSDYQFKAYTKLRLDLNNIDKNFKDSRLLKDFSFVFDYMDSSEVFNKNYLPLLITETVSKIYRSKNPPVNREVIEGFKISGIENKTVSQYTGKMYQQLNIYDDFIFFFDPGFVSPIAGVGRLYYKYFLEDSAFIDGTWCRKIAFKPKRKQERTFHGFFWVADTSYAIKQVQLRVSADVNLNLLKDMVATYKYDKINDTTWFLTSEDLIIDFNLAEKTYGFFGRKSAVYDSIQLNEPVPEPVKKMTTDTYLLENKIDKDDKFWEENRKTELTGEDSKIYSMVDSVKKVPFFKTINTVVNMLANYYIVAGPVEIGPYYTTFSSNVIEGPRLRLGGRTSNAFSTKVMFGGHVAYGFDDNRFKYGLYTQYMFNTNPRRTATVSYFHDIRQLGKSENAFLDDNYLTSILRRNPNYKLTMVDQFNAFYEHEWALGFSNTLKVNWQSIYSTKYIPFNHISDVFDTLSQPSVTSAEITLSTHFAYREKFVWGKFERKSLGSSYPTLDLDLTYGPKGVFGSQYEYYKIRLKISDKMETNPFGYLKYRVTIGKVFGTLPYPLLKLHEGNETYAYDPLSFNMMNYYEFVSDEYASIWAEQHLNGFFLNRIPLIRRLHWREVASCNILYGNLSDKNRKVMAFPEGLSALHKPYYEAGLGIENIFKLFRVDAIWRFSYLDHPHTSPFGIRASMQFSF; from the coding sequence ATGAACAAAAAAATACCTGTTACCCTGCTGGCTCTTCTTTGGTCAGGAATCACTGTCCTTGCTCAGAATACTGTCATTAAGGGTAATATTACAGACGCTGAAACCAGTCAGCCCATTCCTTATGTAAATATCGGCTTTCAGCACAGCCTTGTTGGCACAATCAGTGAGACCGACGGTTCTTTTTTTCTCAATACAAACAAAGCAACGGATACCTTGCTGGTGTCGAGCCTTGGCTATGAGGTTATGAAACTGCATGTTGAAAAAGGAAAAACGCAAAACCTCGAGATCAAGCTGGTCCCTAAAAGCATTGCCCTGGATGCCGTAGTAGTCACACCCGGTGAAAATCCGGCTTTTAAAATTCTGAAGAAAATAAATGAACACAAAAAACAGAATAATCCTGCCCGGTTAAGCGATTACCAGTTTAAAGCTTACACCAAGCTCAGACTTGACCTGAATAATATTGATAAAAACTTCAAAGACTCAAGGCTTTTGAAGGATTTCAGCTTTGTCTTTGACTACATGGATTCTTCTGAGGTTTTCAACAAGAACTACCTGCCACTGCTGATTACTGAAACGGTGTCGAAAATTTACCGTTCAAAAAATCCTCCTGTAAACCGTGAAGTCATTGAAGGATTTAAGATAAGCGGTATTGAAAATAAGACAGTGTCGCAATACACCGGCAAAATGTACCAGCAACTCAATATTTATGATGATTTCATATTCTTTTTTGATCCGGGATTTGTAAGCCCCATTGCCGGAGTCGGTCGCCTGTATTATAAATACTTTCTCGAAGACAGCGCTTTCATCGATGGTACATGGTGCCGAAAGATTGCCTTTAAACCGAAAAGGAAACAGGAGCGGACATTTCATGGTTTTTTCTGGGTGGCTGATACAAGCTATGCCATCAAGCAGGTGCAGCTCCGTGTTTCGGCAGATGTCAACCTGAACCTGCTGAAAGACATGGTAGCCACCTACAAGTACGACAAGATAAATGACACAACCTGGTTTCTCACCAGCGAGGATCTTATAATTGATTTTAACCTGGCTGAAAAAACATATGGTTTCTTTGGCAGGAAAAGTGCTGTATACGACAGCATTCAACTCAACGAACCGGTTCCGGAGCCTGTGAAAAAGATGACGACGGACACATATCTGCTTGAAAACAAAATCGACAAGGATGATAAATTCTGGGAAGAAAACCGCAAGACAGAACTGACCGGGGAGGACAGCAAAATCTATTCAATGGTTGATTCCGTAAAGAAAGTGCCTTTCTTCAAAACAATCAACACGGTTGTGAATATGCTTGCCAACTATTACATAGTGGCGGGACCTGTTGAAATAGGGCCTTATTATACTACGTTCAGTTCCAATGTCATTGAAGGTCCCCGTTTACGTCTTGGCGGTCGTACAAGCAATGCATTCAGCACAAAGGTAATGTTCGGCGGACATGTGGCTTATGGTTTCGACGATAACCGCTTCAAATACGGTTTGTATACACAGTACATGTTTAATACCAATCCCCGGAGGACAGCCACTGTTTCATATTTTCACGATATCCGGCAACTGGGTAAAAGTGAAAACGCATTCCTTGATGACAATTACCTCACCTCCATTCTCCGCAGGAACCCGAATTACAAGCTCACAATGGTTGATCAGTTCAATGCCTTTTATGAACATGAGTGGGCCCTGGGCTTTTCAAACACACTGAAAGTAAACTGGCAGTCTATTTACTCAACCAAGTATATCCCCTTCAATCATATTTCAGATGTGTTTGATACTCTTTCTCAGCCCTCCGTGACATCGGCCGAAATAACACTCAGTACACATTTTGCTTACAGGGAAAAATTCGTATGGGGAAAATTTGAAAGAAAGAGCCTGGGATCATCCTATCCGACACTTGACCTGGATCTGACATACGGTCCTAAAGGCGTTTTTGGAAGCCAGTATGAATATTACAAGATCAGGTTGAAGATATCCGACAAAATGGAAACCAATCCTTTTGGTTACCTGAAGTACAGGGTTACAATCGGGAAAGTGTTCGGCACTCTTCCCTATCCGCTTCTGAAGCTTCATGAAGGAAATGAAACCTATGCCTATGACCCGCTTTCGTTCAATATGATGAACTATTATGAGTTCGTAAGTGATGAATACGCCAGCATATGGGCAGAACAACATCTCAACGGGTTTTTCCTCAACCGAATACCGCTAATCCGGCGGTTGCACTGGCGTGAAGTGGCAAGCTGTAATATTCTTTACGGGAATCTGTCGGATAAAAACAGGAAAGTAATGGCATTTCCCGAGGGTTTGTCTGCCCTTCACAAGCCCTATTATGAAGCCGGTTTGGGTATTGAAAATATATTCAAACTTTTCAGGGTGGATGCCATCTGGCGATTCTCTTACCTCGATCATCCGCACACAAGCCCGTTCGGGATAAGGGCCAGTATGCAGTTTTCGTTTTAG
- a CDS encoding DUF5020 family protein, giving the protein MKKLILLFPAILALKVSAQNLQVHYDFGKDRKFITSTLEMFKPDTLGSTFWFVDFDYNLPGHPRSMSGAYWEISREFYIPGLRDKKFFDELTFHIEYNDGFGAFPVSTDTLGAFTYNSVFLTGFSHPVKLGSFVLTTQWLCRLARGARSPDFQFTLVWFQPVFKGKILLTGYADFWSQDKFFDPDKKELVFQSEPQIWYLVTQKIGLGGEVEISRNFPVGPNDWQFSPTLAVRWEF; this is encoded by the coding sequence ATGAAGAAGTTAATTTTACTGTTCCCCGCAATTTTAGCCTTAAAAGTGAGTGCTCAGAATTTACAGGTGCACTATGATTTCGGTAAGGACCGGAAATTTATAACTTCAACGCTTGAAATGTTTAAACCTGACACCCTGGGTTCAACATTCTGGTTCGTTGATTTCGATTACAATTTACCGGGCCATCCCCGAAGCATGTCTGGCGCATATTGGGAAATCTCAAGAGAATTTTATATCCCCGGGTTGAGAGATAAAAAATTTTTCGATGAGCTTACTTTTCATATTGAGTATAATGACGGCTTTGGAGCTTTCCCCGTGTCCACCGATACGCTGGGCGCCTTCACTTACAACAGTGTCTTTCTCACGGGATTCAGTCATCCGGTCAAATTAGGTAGCTTTGTCCTGACCACCCAATGGCTTTGCCGGCTTGCGAGAGGAGCCCGGTCACCCGATTTCCAGTTTACCCTTGTATGGTTTCAGCCTGTCTTTAAAGGAAAAATCCTGCTGACCGGGTATGCCGATTTTTGGTCACAGGACAAATTTTTTGATCCCGATAAAAAAGAACTTGTTTTTCAGTCTGAACCACAGATATGGTACCTTGTTACACAAAAAATCGGGTTGGGCGGTGAAGTGGAAATAAGCCGGAATTTTCCCGTGGGTCCTAACGACTGGCAGTTCTCGCCTACCCTGGCCGTGCGATGGGAATTTTAA